One Streptomyces sp. CG4 genomic window, CCCCGCGCGCCGTCTACCGCCACATTCGGCATACCCGGAAGGCGGCGTGACCTATGAGACAAAGTGGATCAACACAGGGTCATCCATGGCGCACCACGGATGGCACCCAAAGACGGCTACTCCATCCTCGACAGCACCGCCACTGGATTCCCCTCCGCCGAGCTGTCCGACGTGTACTTCAGGTCGTCACCCACCGGTGTCAACTCGATCTGGTGCGGGGACGGATCGCAGCCCCCATGGTTGCCCTTGGCGCCGACCGAGGCGGCGATGAGCCTGGTCGGTGTCGCCCGCTTCAGCGTAAGGATGTCGGTGCACACCCCCCCAAGCGGATCCGTCTGGGTCAGGCGGCCCAGTTCCGCGCCGACGGCCACCTGATGGACGGTAAGCCGGAAGGTGCCCATGGGGACGGTGCCGTCGAGGCCGGTGGCGGAGCCTTCCCAGGTGCCCAGGTAGCGGGCCGGGATCGTACCGGGTGAGGGGGTGGTGTCGGTGGCGCCGCCACCGCCGGTGGGGCCGTCGGAGGCTTTGGTCGGTGCCTCGGTGAGGGAGGGGGCGCTGCCCGCGCTGTTGTCGCTTCCCCCTTGGGACCAGGGGCGCAGGAGCAGGCCGAGAACCAGGCTGCCGGCGGCCAGCGCTCCGGCGACCGCCAGTACCACCGTGCAGCTCAGCCGGCGGCCGCGGGCGCCCTCCACCGGTGCGGAGGCCGCTGCCACGCTGACGGAGAGGCGGCCGGGTGGGGGCGCGTCACGCGGTGCGGGCACGGCGCTGTGCGCTCCGGCGGGCGCCCCGTCCGCACCGCCGGTTGCCGATGCCGGGGATTTCCCAGGCGGGGTGGCCGACGGTTCGTCGGGGTTCATCACGGGCGGGGGGCCGAAAACACCGGCCCCAGCGGCAGAGGAGGCCGGGGCCGGGGGCTCCGTCTGCGAAGGGGTGTCGAAGGCCACCGGGCCCGAGTGGGCCGTCTCCTCCGTGTCCAGGTTGAGGAGGCGTACGGCGCTGCGGCTGACCTGTTCCACCAGAGGCCCGGGCAGCCAGCCGCCGGCGACCAGGCGGGCGGCGCCTTCGGGGGCGAGTCGTCGGCTCACCTCGGCCGGGGTCGGCCGGGCGGACGGGTCCTTGGCCAGGCAGGCCGCCGCGATGTCGCGCAACTCGCCTGCCAGGGAGCCCAGTTCGGGGGCCTCGTGGACCACCTGGTAGAGCAGCGCGGCCGAGGAGTCGCCGCGGAAGGGTGGTTCGCCGGTGGCCGCGTAGGTGAGGACCGCGCCGAGGGAGAAGACGTCGGCGGCGCCCGTGGCGCCCTTGCCGAGGATCTGTTCGGGGGACATGTAGCCCGGCGAGCCGATCGACACGCCCGTCGACGTCAGGGACGCCGTGCCGTCCGTGGCACGGGCGATGCCGAAGTCGATCAGCAACGGCCCGTCCAGGGTCAGCAGGACGTTCGACGGCTTCACGTCCCGGTGGACCAGGCCGAGTTCGTGTACGGCGGCCAGCGCCTCGGCGAGGCCCGCGCCCAGGGCCCGTACGGTGTGCGTGGGCAGCGGGCCGGTGTCGGTGACGGCCGCGGCGAGGGACGGGCCGGCCGCGTAGGCCGTGGCGACCCAGGGCACCGGGGCGTCCGGGTCCGCGTCCAGGACCGGCGCGGTCCAGGCGCCGCCGACCCGGCGGGCGGCGGCCACCTCGCGCCGGAAGCGGGCGCGGAACTCCTCGTCCAGGGCGAAGTGCGGGTGCACGATCTTCACGGCGACCGTACGGCCGCCCGCGCTGCGGCCGAGGTAGACCCGGCCCATGCCGCCGGAGCCGAGCCGGCCGAGCAGCCGGTAGGGCCCGACGGTGGCCGGCTCGTCCACGTCCAGCGGCTGCATGGCGCGCTCCCCCTCCAACGCCTAAGACTCCGGCGCCTGTGACTGCGACTGCAACGCCTGCGATCCCGGCGTCCGTCGAGTGGCCCCGACGGCTCCGACGGCTGCGATGGCTCCGACCCCGAGGTCCCTACCCGACGTGTGCCCGGCAGAAGCCTAGTGACGTGGGGTCACGGCTGCAGCAGGTCCACCTTCACGTCCGCCGGGAAGCCGGTCGTCGGGCCGGTGCGGCGGGCGAACTCGGCGACGGCCGCCAGCTGGGGGGTGCCGAAGCTGAAGTCGAGGGTGGTGAAGTACTGCGCCAGGGTCGCCTCGTCGAAGGCCTCCCAGCGGGCCGCCTGCTCGGCGACCTTGCCGACCTCCTCCAGGGAGAGGTTGCGAGAGGCGAGGAAGGCCTCGTGGATCTGGCGGGTGAGGAGCGGCTCGCGCTCCAGGTACTCCCGGCGCACGGCCCACACCGCGAAGACGAACGGCAGGCCCGTCCACTCCTTCCACAGCGCGCCGAGGTCGTGGACGTCGAGGCCGTAGCGCGGGCCGTCGTGGAGGTTGGCGCGCAGGGCTGCGTCGCCGATGAGGACGCCCGCGTCGGCCTCCTGCATCATCAGGCTGAGGTCGGGCGCGGAGGTGTAGTACTCGGGCTGGACGTCGTAGCGCTCGGCGAGCAGGAGCTGTGCGAGGCGGACCGAGGTGCGGGAGGTCGAGCCGAGGGCGACCTTGGCGCCGTCCAGCCGGTCGAGCGGGAGCTGCGAGACGATCACGCAGGACATCACCGGGCCGTCGCAGCCGACGGCGATGTCGGGGAAGGCGACCAGTTCGTCCGCGTGCTTGAGGAACTCGACCAGGGTGATGGGCGCGATGTCGA contains:
- a CDS encoding protein kinase is translated as MQPLDVDEPATVGPYRLLGRLGSGGMGRVYLGRSAGGRTVAVKIVHPHFALDEEFRARFRREVAAARRVGGAWTAPVLDADPDAPVPWVATAYAAGPSLAAAVTDTGPLPTHTVRALGAGLAEALAAVHELGLVHRDVKPSNVLLTLDGPLLIDFGIARATDGTASLTSTGVSIGSPGYMSPEQILGKGATGAADVFSLGAVLTYAATGEPPFRGDSSAALLYQVVHEAPELGSLAGELRDIAAACLAKDPSARPTPAEVSRRLAPEGAARLVAGGWLPGPLVEQVSRSAVRLLNLDTEETAHSGPVAFDTPSQTEPPAPASSAAGAGVFGPPPVMNPDEPSATPPGKSPASATGGADGAPAGAHSAVPAPRDAPPPGRLSVSVAAASAPVEGARGRRLSCTVVLAVAGALAAGSLVLGLLLRPWSQGGSDNSAGSAPSLTEAPTKASDGPTGGGGATDTTPSPGTIPARYLGTWEGSATGLDGTVPMGTFRLTVHQVAVGAELGRLTQTDPLGGVCTDILTLKRATPTRLIAASVGAKGNHGGCDPSPHQIELTPVGDDLKYTSDSSAEGNPVAVLSRME
- a CDS encoding menaquinone biosynthesis protein is translated as MDLPRTRPRVGHIQFLNCLPLYWGLARTGTLLDFELTKDTPDKLNEMLVQGELDIAPITLVEFLKHADELVAFPDIAVGCDGPVMSCVIVSQLPLDRLDGAKVALGSTSRTSVRLAQLLLAERYDVQPEYYTSAPDLSLMMQEADAGVLIGDAALRANLHDGPRYGLDVHDLGALWKEWTGLPFVFAVWAVRREYLEREPLLTRQIHEAFLASRNLSLEEVGKVAEQAARWEAFDEATLAQYFTTLDFSFGTPQLAAVAEFARRTGPTTGFPADVKVDLLQP